A genomic window from Thunnus maccoyii chromosome 2, fThuMac1.1, whole genome shotgun sequence includes:
- the LOC121886888 gene encoding PRELI domain-containing protein 1, mitochondrial-like: MVKYFCNNTDIRGMWDHVVSAFWQRYPNPFSTHVLTEDVVYREVTADHRLLSRRLLMKTNRLPRWAERFFPAGMSRCVYIIEDSIVDPVNRSLTTYTWNLNHTTLMSVEERCVFRDSEEQPATTQLKREAWISSSIYGFSRPIQEFGLARFKSNQVKAMKGLEYALSNLQGETPQRLLRDTVKDASEKAKEAAKSLASAAAVPQKPQQYV; the protein is encoded by the exons ATGGTCAAGTATTTCTGTAATAACACAGACATCAGGGGGATGTGGGACCATGTTGTCTCTGCTTTCTGGCAGAGGTATCCGAACCCTTTCag CACCCATGTTCTCACAGAGGACGTTGTGTACCGGGAGGTTACTGCGGACCACCGGCTTCTCTCCAGACGCCTCCTGATGAAGACCAACCGGCTGCCTCGCTGGGCGGAACGCTTCTTCCCTGCTGGCATGTCTCGCTGTGTGTACATCATTGAGGACTCCATCGTGGATCCTGTCAACAGGAGCCTGACAACCTACACGTGGAACCTCAACCACACAACTCTCATG TCAGTTGAAGAGCGTTGTGTTTTCCGAGACTCCGAGGAGCAGCCAGCCACCACCCAGCTGAAACGGGAAGCGTGGATATCGTCAAGCATTTACGGCTTCTCCAGACCTATTCAG GAGTTTGGATTGGCCCGCTTCAAGAGCAACCAGGTTAAAGCCATGAAAGGGCTGGAATACGCACTGTCAAACTTACAGG GAGAGACGCCCCAGCGGCTGCTCAGGGACACGGTGAAAGACGCATCAGAGAAAGCCAAGGAGGCGGCCAAGAGCCTGgcatcagctgctgctgtcccACAGAAACCCCAGCAGTATGTATGA